The Paenibacillus sp. RUD330 genome has a segment encoding these proteins:
- the secF gene encoding protein translocase subunit SecF, which produces MRSKESRIDFVHYSKYFYIFSIVITIAGIVAIAALGLNYGVDFKSGSSVDVKSTKDLSAQRQEIESYLQAGEFGKHNAPTFGDNRMTIRFDEVLSQDKEEQLKTDLKAKFDPGSSVEVNTVDVEIARELQWNALKAMLLACIGIIIYIAIRFEWRFGLAAVVALVHDAFIVISVFSIFRLEVNLPFIVAILTIIGYSINDTIVIFDRIRENLRFAKIKTYKDYIRVVNDSVWQTMTRSINTALTVLFAAAALFIFGSESIRLFSLAMLVGLFSGAYSSIFIASPLWLLMKKNSKSKPASAGNPAAS; this is translated from the coding sequence GTGCGCTCTAAGGAATCCCGGATCGATTTTGTCCATTACAGCAAGTATTTCTACATCTTCTCGATCGTCATCACGATCGCCGGCATCGTGGCGATCGCGGCTCTGGGACTCAACTACGGCGTCGATTTCAAGTCGGGCTCCAGCGTGGACGTCAAGTCGACCAAGGACTTGTCCGCCCAGCGCCAGGAGATCGAATCCTATCTCCAGGCCGGAGAATTCGGCAAGCACAACGCCCCGACCTTCGGCGACAACCGGATGACGATCCGTTTCGACGAAGTGCTCAGCCAGGACAAGGAAGAACAGCTCAAGACGGATCTCAAAGCGAAGTTCGATCCCGGCTCTTCGGTCGAGGTCAACACGGTCGATGTCGAGATCGCCCGCGAGCTTCAGTGGAACGCGCTCAAGGCGATGCTGCTGGCTTGCATCGGCATCATCATCTATATCGCCATCCGCTTTGAATGGCGCTTCGGCCTTGCGGCCGTCGTGGCTCTCGTCCACGATGCCTTCATTGTCATCAGCGTCTTCTCGATCTTCCGTCTGGAGGTCAACCTGCCGTTCATCGTCGCCATCCTGACGATCATCGGCTACTCCATCAACGATACGATCGTCATCTTCGACCGGATCCGCGAAAACCTGCGCTTCGCCAAGATCAAGACGTACAAGGATTATATCCGCGTCGTCAACGACAGCGTATGGCAGACGATGACGCGCTCGATCAACACGGCGCTTACGGTGCTGTTCGCAGCCGCGGCGCTGTTCATTTTCGGCAGCGAATCGATCCGCTTGTTCTCGCTGGCCATGCTGGTCGGCCTGTTCAGCGGAGCGTACTCCTCCATCTTCATCGCAAGCCCGCTGTGGCTGCTCATGAAGAAGAATTCCAAGTCGAAGCCGGCTTCTGCAGGCAATCCGGCAGCTTCATAA
- the secD gene encoding protein translocase subunit SecD — MKRMLAFLIIVVVSFGVIGWTSPSLLDKTRLGLDLKGGFEILYQAKPLNEGSKVTRESLTETAKSLEKRVNKDGVSEPEVTTEGTDRIRIRIAGMDEAKEAKLREDLVKPANLTFRSAIGCAKDAGYCKVELTGSDFKEGGASIQQGDFGQYKINIKLKDAAQFAKVTAEVAKLAVTGNNQLAIYLDEEQLSAPNVAREINSSDAEISGSYTREEAMNIRDTINLGALPLKLEVKYTQSVGASLGKQSLDDTIFAGLVGTVFIVLFMLVFYRVPGIAASVSLIIYTWLLLAAHIALNATLTLPGIAAFILGIGIAVDANILTAERIKEEMRSGKSLLSAFRAGSKTSLRTIIDSHVTTIIAAGVLFFIGVGSVKGFAITLLLSIIISLISNVVVSRYLLWLMIKSGKFNKPGYYGVKESEIRAL, encoded by the coding sequence ATGAAACGGATGCTAGCATTCCTGATCATTGTCGTCGTCAGTTTCGGCGTCATTGGTTGGACAAGCCCTTCCCTTTTGGATAAGACCCGGTTAGGTCTGGACCTCAAGGGCGGATTCGAAATCCTCTACCAGGCCAAGCCTTTGAACGAAGGCAGCAAAGTGACGCGCGAATCGTTGACGGAGACGGCAAAAAGCCTCGAGAAGCGCGTCAACAAAGACGGCGTGTCCGAGCCTGAAGTCACGACCGAAGGCACGGACCGCATCCGCATCCGCATCGCGGGCATGGACGAAGCCAAGGAAGCCAAGCTTCGCGAGGACCTCGTCAAGCCTGCGAACCTGACGTTCCGCAGCGCCATCGGCTGCGCCAAGGACGCCGGCTACTGCAAGGTCGAACTGACCGGCAGCGATTTCAAGGAAGGCGGAGCGTCGATCCAGCAAGGCGATTTCGGCCAATACAAGATCAACATCAAGCTCAAGGATGCCGCCCAGTTCGCCAAGGTGACGGCCGAAGTGGCCAAGCTGGCCGTGACCGGCAACAACCAGCTCGCCATCTATCTGGACGAGGAACAGCTGTCCGCTCCGAATGTGGCAAGGGAGATCAACAGCAGCGACGCCGAGATTTCCGGCAGCTACACTCGTGAAGAAGCGATGAACATCCGCGACACGATCAACCTCGGCGCCCTGCCGCTGAAGCTCGAAGTGAAATACACGCAATCCGTCGGCGCCTCGCTCGGCAAGCAGTCGCTCGACGACACGATTTTCGCCGGCCTGGTCGGCACCGTCTTCATCGTGCTCTTCATGCTCGTGTTCTACCGGGTGCCGGGCATCGCGGCCAGCGTATCCCTGATTATCTACACCTGGCTGCTGCTTGCGGCGCATATCGCTCTCAACGCGACGCTTACGCTTCCCGGCATCGCGGCCTTCATTCTCGGCATCGGCATCGCCGTCGACGCCAACATCCTGACGGCGGAGCGGATCAAGGAAGAGATGCGTTCCGGCAAGAGCCTGCTGAGCGCGTTCCGCGCCGGCTCCAAAACGTCCCTGCGCACGATCATCGACTCCCACGTCACGACGATCATCGCGGCCGGCGTGCTGTTCTTCATCGGTGTCGGATCCGTCAAAGGATTCGCCATCACGCTGCTTCTGAGCATCATCATCAGCCTGATCTCCAACGTAGTCGTTTCCCGCTACCTGCTCTGGCTGATGATCAAAAGCGGCAAATTCAACAAGCCGGGCTATTACGGCGTGAAGGAGAGTGAAATCCGTGCGCTCTAA
- a CDS encoding post-transcriptional regulator, with amino-acid sequence MTEKEMSEEIFALCESKAEEFRWIGYEQVTGADVWECVQARYIKSGEPLLHKLVNDILSLKATQLMNHLTMSAWKEP; translated from the coding sequence ATGACGGAAAAGGAAATGAGCGAGGAGATCTTCGCCCTGTGCGAGAGCAAGGCGGAGGAGTTCCGCTGGATCGGCTACGAGCAGGTGACGGGGGCCGATGTATGGGAATGCGTTCAAGCCCGGTACATCAAGTCGGGTGAGCCGCTGCTGCACAAGCTCGTGAATGACATCTTGTCCCTTAAGGCGACCCAGCTCATGAACCATCTGACGATGAGCGCGTGGAAAGAACCCTGA